Proteins encoded by one window of Mercenaria mercenaria strain notata chromosome 4, MADL_Memer_1, whole genome shotgun sequence:
- the LOC123552425 gene encoding uncharacterized protein LOC123552425 isoform X2, with protein MDQCELRNPPESYAFNNLIQDFCEAMDENDVRKVKRRFQDILPERIQNGQELVDALIENAYISDRNIVYLQQIVRILKKEDLLTKTIQYANKQREKVLHFHVSSTKLRPGYTLIKIHVEGHTYNTEGDLQRLRQTISDIVLVPLEDISVISMETTKSLLITFMLPELYVKVLHAFLDTEKFHLFQPLIRLGVDEIIVSGESYNIKLGLTPPLITTISDSSGGAFSGLPTIDTWYRKIKTIFSYPFNMPARNREIGNQDNGLRK; from the exons ATGGATCAGTGTGAGCTAAGGAATCCTCCGGAGAGTTATGCTTTTAATAATCTTATTCAAGACTTTTGTGAAGCTATGGATGAAAACGACGTTAGAAAAGTGAAAAGGCGTTTTCAAG atatattACCTGAGAGAATTCAAAATGGTCAAGAATTAGTAGACGCTCTCATAGAGAATGCTTATATTTCTGACCGCAATATCGTTTACCTACAACAGATAGTGCGGATCCTGAAAAAAGAGGACTTACTGACAAAAACAATTCAGTATGCTAATAAACAGAGAGAGAAAGTACTGCATTTTCATGTATCGTCAACAAAGTTAC GGCCTGGGTATACGCTTATTAAGATCCATGTTGAAGGTCACACGTACAATACAGAAGGAGATCTTCAGAGACTACGGCAAACTATTTCTGACATAGTTCTTGTACCTCTTGAAGACATATCTGTGATCAGCATGGAAACAACCAAAAGCCTTCTGATTACATTCATGCTTCCAGAATTGTACGTGAAAGTTCTTCACGCATTTCTTGATACggagaaatttcatttatttcaacccCTAATTCGACTAGGAGTAGATGAGATTATAGTATCTGGTGAATCCTACAATATAAAGCTAG GTCTTACACCACCTTTGATTACTACAATTTCGGACAGTAGTGGAGGTGCTTTTTCTGGACTGCCAACAATTGATACGTGGTATCGGAAGATTAAGACCATATTTTCATATCCTTTCAACATGCCGGCGAGAAATAGAGAAATCGGCAACCAGGACAACGGCCTTAGAAAATAG